The Deltaproteobacteria bacterium genome includes a region encoding these proteins:
- a CDS encoding phosphate acyltransferase: MIRSLDDFSRIAREKGPKKLAVLAPEDEEFMLAVKRSWQMGYIEPVLIGNAEKMGRVAEKVEFDIGGFEKIISDDRQAIADLGISMLFSGELDIASKGQIPTSYIYRSIIREEGKAGSGMTVSVVTFWEVPGLHHLVAFTDTGVNIKPDFKTKAEILKNAIFVYRLLGYPKPKIAVLSGQREIGGTLVSYRDYELLREAAASGDFGDCEIIDATSFTDIFLGRKNRLADHSNVNMEKMPHILLFPCLDTGNIICKLDFFLDVTRCSLVATSRGPVCIPARSDFSDNIVEQLAMCVVVSDRMKGEVK; the protein is encoded by the coding sequence ATGATTAGATCACTGGATGATTTTTCAAGGATTGCAAGGGAAAAAGGCCCTAAGAAGTTAGCCGTTCTTGCCCCTGAAGATGAGGAGTTCATGCTTGCGGTGAAGAGGAGCTGGCAGATGGGGTATATCGAACCCGTTCTCATCGGTAATGCAGAAAAAATGGGACGGGTAGCAGAAAAGGTCGAATTCGATATCGGTGGATTTGAAAAGATTATCAGTGATGATCGGCAGGCAATTGCTGATCTCGGGATCAGCATGCTTTTTTCTGGGGAGCTGGATATCGCAAGCAAAGGGCAGATTCCCACCTCTTACATCTACCGCTCAATCATCAGGGAAGAGGGGAAAGCGGGTTCGGGTATGACCGTGAGCGTGGTCACCTTCTGGGAGGTTCCGGGACTCCACCACCTGGTCGCCTTTACGGATACCGGTGTCAATATCAAACCGGATTTCAAGACGAAGGCCGAGATCCTCAAGAACGCCATTTTTGTCTATCGTCTTCTGGGGTATCCGAAACCTAAGATCGCTGTCCTTTCCGGCCAGAGAGAGATCGGCGGTACGCTTGTTTCCTACCGGGATTACGAATTGCTCAGAGAAGCCGCTGCCTCGGGGGATTTCGGGGATTGTGAGATTATTGATGCAACTTCCTTCACTGATATCTTTCTTGGTAGGAAAAACCGCCTGGCCGATCATAGCAACGTGAATATGGAGAAGATGCCACACATCCTTCTCTTTCCCTGCCTCGATACTGGTAACATCATCTGCAAGCTCGATTTCTTCTTGGATGTAACCCGCTGCTCCCTTGTTGCAACCTCCAGGGGACCGGTCTGTATCCCTGCCCGATCCGACTTCAGCGATAACATTGTTGAGCAGCTTGCTATGTGTGTCGTCGTGTCGGATAGGATGAAAGGGGAGGTGAAGTGA
- a CDS encoding DUF4442 domain-containing protein, with protein MIFLEKLRATLRLRTFGFFKIPLIFYVSPFIEEFNNERIVVRIPLKRHTRNHLKSMYFGVLATGADCAGGLMAMRLIQESGQKVSLLFKDFKAEFLKRAEGDVLFTCEDGSAIRALVDKALTSDDRVNLTVHVTATVPSLLGSEPVALFELTLSLKKRI; from the coding sequence ATGATTTTTTTAGAGAAATTACGTGCTACTCTTAGATTAAGAACATTTGGCTTTTTTAAGATACCCCTTATCTTCTATGTCTCACCTTTTATTGAAGAGTTTAATAATGAGCGTATTGTGGTGAGAATTCCCCTTAAACGTCACACACGAAACCACCTTAAATCCATGTATTTCGGTGTATTAGCAACTGGTGCTGACTGCGCTGGTGGGCTTATGGCCATGCGATTGATTCAAGAAAGCGGCCAGAAAGTGTCGCTTCTCTTTAAGGATTTCAAGGCTGAATTTTTGAAACGAGCGGAAGGGGATGTCTTGTTTACCTGTGAAGATGGTTCAGCTATTCGTGCCCTTGTTGATAAAGCTTTGACATCCGATGATCGTGTCAATCTTACAGTCCATGTAACGGCAACGGTTCCCTCCCTATTGGGATCGGAGCCTGTGGCCTTATTCGAGTTAACCTTATCATTAAAAAAGAGAATTTAG
- a CDS encoding dihydrodipicolinate synthase family protein, with protein sequence MNDRQMERISLVQTMFPDGIPRLWCPLLTHYRDDKTIDFNRMESHFAYISPWVKGFLIPGSTGDGWELTEEETLQVAEFAVAHTRNKDIHLLIGLLRPDVGGVKGTLSAMKGRNVFHLLENKGADPVMSPHHICGITICPPRGKALSQAEIDSGLSEILDMSLPTALYQLPQVTENEAAPETFARLTEKYPNLIFFKDSSGNDRIASSSVDKGGVFLVRGAEGDYARWLREAGGPYDGFLLSTANSFPRELRSVIENLEKGDFKAAGETSGRLSTVIGKIFAIVQPLTHGNAFTNANKAIDHFLAYGPNAASRPGPLLHAGVRLPREILSATGKALDSQGFLPERGYWE encoded by the coding sequence ATGAATGACCGACAAATGGAGAGAATAAGCCTGGTCCAGACCATGTTTCCTGACGGCATCCCCCGGCTCTGGTGCCCACTTCTCACCCATTACAGGGATGATAAGACGATTGATTTTAACCGCATGGAGTCCCACTTCGCATATATTTCCCCTTGGGTGAAGGGCTTCCTGATCCCCGGTTCAACGGGGGACGGCTGGGAACTCACGGAGGAAGAAACGCTGCAGGTAGCCGAATTCGCTGTGGCCCATACGCGGAACAAGGATATTCATCTTCTCATCGGACTTCTCAGGCCGGATGTAGGGGGCGTGAAGGGGACGCTTTCGGCCATGAAGGGACGCAACGTATTTCATTTACTAGAAAATAAGGGGGCAGACCCGGTAATGAGCCCTCATCACATCTGCGGCATTACAATCTGTCCACCCCGCGGCAAGGCACTATCGCAGGCGGAAATCGATTCGGGACTCTCGGAAATTCTGGATATGTCCCTGCCCACGGCCCTTTACCAGCTTCCCCAGGTAACGGAAAATGAGGCGGCGCCGGAAACATTCGCCCGTCTTACGGAGAAATACCCGAATCTGATCTTTTTCAAGGACTCCAGCGGTAACGACCGGATCGCCTCCTCTTCCGTCGACAAGGGTGGCGTCTTTCTCGTTCGTGGCGCCGAAGGGGATTATGCACGCTGGTTGAGGGAGGCCGGGGGGCCTTATGACGGTTTTCTCCTCAGTACGGCCAATTCCTTTCCCCGGGAGCTCCGATCTGTTATCGAAAATCTTGAAAAAGGTGATTTCAAGGCCGCCGGAGAGACTTCCGGACGGCTCAGCACGGTGATCGGAAAGATCTTCGCAATCGTCCAGCCCCTGACCCATGGAAATGCCTTCACAAATGCCAACAAGGCCATTGATCATTTCCTTGCCTACGGCCCCAATGCGGCAAGCCGTCCCGGACCGCTCCTCCACGCCGGGGTCCGCCTCCCCCGGGAGATTCTATCGGCCACGGGGAAAGCTCTCGACAGCCAAGGTTTTCTGCCTGAGAGGGGCTACTGGGAGTAG
- a CDS encoding DUF3467 domain-containing protein, which yields MSDKPDPQQPQQIQINTADEISRGRYSNLMLVSHSPDEFMLDWLLNSPNGPHLVSRIILSPSNVKRVIEALTINLKQYEDKFGTVKVIDPGDQKVH from the coding sequence ATGTCAGACAAACCTGATCCGCAGCAACCCCAGCAGATCCAGATTAATACCGCTGATGAAATATCGAGAGGCAGATACAGCAATTTGATGCTGGTATCACATAGCCCGGACGAGTTCATGCTTGATTGGCTTTTGAACTCACCCAATGGGCCTCACCTGGTTTCAAGAATAATACTAAGTCCGAGCAATGTTAAGAGAGTGATCGAAGCCCTGACGATAAACCTGAAACAGTATGAAGATAAATTCGGGACCGTGAAGGTAATTGATCCGGGCGATCAGAAGGTTCACTAA
- a CDS encoding thioesterase family protein, translating into MGNSIDGYPVVIEIPVVWGEMDAFQHVNNVVYFRYFENARIVYYEKLDVLDLMKRTTIGPILAATSCRFRMPLTYPDKVLIGAKVTNIEEDRFTMNHLAVSTRHQKVAAEGDAVVVAFNYRENKKAPIPDALRQRILDVEKTIF; encoded by the coding sequence ATGGGCAATTCTATCGATGGGTATCCTGTAGTCATCGAAATCCCGGTGGTATGGGGAGAGATGGATGCTTTCCAGCATGTAAACAATGTTGTCTATTTCAGATATTTTGAAAACGCCAGGATTGTCTACTATGAAAAATTGGATGTTCTGGATCTCATGAAAAGAACAACGATTGGCCCCATTCTGGCTGCCACAAGTTGTCGATTCAGGATGCCTTTGACATATCCCGACAAAGTGCTCATTGGTGCTAAAGTGACAAATATCGAGGAAGACCGATTTACGATGAATCATCTTGCGGTCAGCACGAGGCATCAGAAGGTAGCCGCCGAAGGTGATGCTGTCGTGGTAGCCTTTAATTATCGTGAAAATAAAAAGGCGCCCATACCAGATGCGTTGAGGCAGCGTATTCTGGATGTTGAAAAAACTATTTTCTAA